A window of the Verminephrobacter eiseniae EF01-2 genome harbors these coding sequences:
- a CDS encoding NAD-dependent formate dehydrogenase yields the protein MAKIVCVLYDDPVTGDPKTYARDSLPRLERYPDGQTLPTPRAIDFQPGTLLGSVSGELGLRKYLESNGHKLVVTSSKDGADSVLDRELHDAEIVISQPFWPAYMTAERIARAPRLKMIVTAGIGSDHTDLQAAMERGVTVAEVTYCNSNSVAEHVVMMTLSLVRNYIPSYNRVVKGGWNIADCVQRSYDLEGMQVGSVAAGRIGLRVLRLLKPFDVKLHYLDRHRLPEAIEKELHLTHHSSLESLTKVCDVVSLNCPLHPETEHMINAQSLKNFKRGAYLINTARGKLCDRDAVAAALESGQLAGYAGDVWFPQPAPKDHPWRSMPHHGMTPHISGTSLSAQARYAAGTREILECYFENRPIRDEYLIVQGGKLAGVGAHSYSAGNATKGSEEAARFRK from the coding sequence ATGGCGAAGATCGTTTGCGTGCTGTATGACGACCCCGTAACCGGCGACCCCAAGACCTACGCCCGTGACAGCCTGCCCAGGCTGGAGCGTTACCCCGATGGCCAGACCCTGCCCACCCCCAGGGCCATCGACTTCCAGCCGGGCACCCTGCTCGGCAGCGTGTCTGGCGAGTTGGGGCTGCGCAAGTATCTGGAATCCAACGGCCACAAACTGGTCGTGACATCGAGCAAGGACGGCGCCGATAGCGTGCTGGACCGCGAACTGCACGATGCCGAGATCGTGATTTCCCAGCCCTTCTGGCCCGCCTACATGACCGCCGAGCGCATCGCCAGGGCGCCCAGGCTGAAGATGATCGTGACGGCAGGCATCGGCTCCGACCACACCGACCTGCAAGCCGCGATGGAGCGTGGCGTGACCGTGGCCGAAGTCACTTACTGCAACAGCAACAGCGTGGCCGAGCATGTCGTGATGATGACCTTGAGCCTGGTGCGCAACTACATCCCCTCGTACAACCGGGTCGTCAAAGGCGGCTGGAACATCGCCGACTGTGTGCAGCGCTCCTACGACCTCGAAGGCATGCAGGTCGGCAGCGTTGCGGCGGGCCGCATTGGTCTGCGCGTGTTGCGCCTGCTCAAGCCCTTCGATGTCAAGCTGCATTACCTGGATCGCCATCGCCTGCCGGAAGCCATCGAAAAAGAGCTCCATCTGACGCACCACAGCAGCCTGGAAAGTCTGACCAAGGTGTGTGACGTGGTCTCGCTGAATTGCCCGCTGCACCCCGAAACCGAGCACATGATCAACGCGCAGTCGCTGAAGAACTTCAAACGCGGCGCCTACCTGATCAACACGGCACGCGGCAAGCTGTGCGACCGCGATGCGGTGGCGGCGGCGCTGGAGAGCGGCCAGCTCGCTGGCTATGCGGGCGACGTGTGGTTCCCGCAACCCGCGCCGAAAGACCACCCGTGGCGCAGCATGCCGCACCACGGCATGACGCCGCACATCTCCGGCACCAGCCTGTCGGCGCAAGCACGCTACGCCGCTGGCACGCGCGAAATCCTGGAGTGCTACTTCGAGAACCGGCCAATCCGTGATGAATACCTGATCGTGCAAGGTGGCAAGCTGGCTGGCGTTGGCGCGCACTCGTACAGCGCCGGCAACGCGACCAAGGGGTCGGAAGAAGCCGCCCGCTTCAGGAAGTAG
- a CDS encoding helix-turn-helix domain-containing protein has protein sequence MVKSLHTPEYEYFRTLLVAVREKARLTPSEVSNRLSRPQSFVAKYEGGERRLDVLEFIEVCKALDVDPHVVLAKLQSKVGE, from the coding sequence ATGGTCAAGTCCCTCCACACTCCAGAATATGAATATTTCCGAACGCTCTTGGTCGCTGTTCGCGAAAAAGCCAGGCTAACCCCGTCGGAAGTTTCGAATCGCCTGTCTCGCCCTCAGTCCTTCGTCGCCAAATATGAAGGAGGCGAACGCCGATTGGATGTGCTTGAGTTCATTGAAGTCTGCAAGGCTCTGGATGTCGATCCGCATGTCGTTTTGGCCAAGCTGCAAAGCAAGGTAGGCGAATGA
- a CDS encoding LysR family transcriptional regulator produces MFIRQLNYVVALAREQHFGRAAAACNVSQPALSGAIRSIEQELGIVIVQRGRRFQGFTRDGERVLAWARRVLADCEGLRQDARAGENDPVGILRMGAIPASLPLVPMLTQACLQRFPRMRHAIHTLSAAQTLRKIANFELDLGLSYLDDERLGEFDSVPVFRERYMLVAADAAMFEGMTFMPWTQAATLPLCLFTDNLQCRRGMNAAFAAAGAEAAPVVETDSMTALCAHVRHAGLYSILPHSVLCLDDSEKRLFALPMTPQLQRDIGLVLLKQQAHGPLLDAAMRSFRELDLQGWVDGFLP; encoded by the coding sequence ATGTTCATCAGACAATTGAATTACGTGGTGGCGCTGGCGCGGGAGCAGCATTTTGGCCGCGCTGCCGCTGCCTGCAATGTCTCGCAGCCGGCATTGTCCGGCGCCATTCGCAGCATCGAGCAGGAATTGGGCATCGTCATCGTTCAGCGCGGCCGGCGCTTCCAGGGCTTTACCCGGGATGGCGAGCGGGTGCTGGCGTGGGCCAGACGGGTGCTGGCCGATTGCGAAGGGCTGCGCCAGGATGCGCGGGCCGGGGAGAATGACCCGGTTGGCATTTTGCGCATGGGCGCCATCCCCGCTTCGCTGCCCCTGGTCCCGATGCTTACGCAAGCCTGCCTGCAACGCTTTCCCCGCATGCGGCACGCGATTCACACGCTATCGGCGGCACAGACCTTGCGCAAGATCGCAAACTTCGAGCTGGATTTGGGGCTGAGCTATCTGGATGATGAACGCCTGGGCGAGTTTGACAGCGTGCCCGTCTTTCGTGAGCGCTATATGCTGGTTGCCGCAGATGCGGCGATGTTCGAGGGCATGACATTCATGCCGTGGACGCAGGCGGCCACTTTGCCCCTGTGCCTGTTCACCGACAACTTGCAATGTCGCCGCGGCATGAACGCCGCATTTGCCGCCGCAGGTGCCGAGGCGGCCCCGGTTGTCGAAACCGACTCGATGACTGCGTTATGTGCCCATGTGCGGCATGCCGGCCTCTACAGCATCCTGCCGCACAGCGTGCTGTGTCTGGATGATTCAGAAAAGAGACTTTTTGCGCTACCGATGACCCCCCAGTTGCAACGGGACATCGGCCTCGTGCTGCTCAAACAGCAGGCGCACGGGCCTTTGCTGGATGCGGCGATGCGCAGCTTTCGCGAGCTTGATTTGCAGGGGTGGGTCGATGGCTTTCTGCCTTGA
- a CDS encoding branched-chain amino acid ABC transporter substrate-binding protein produces the protein MQLKLKLIVLAAAVAATAGVALAQEQVVKIGHVAPLSGPQAHYGKDNENGARMAIEELNTQGISIGGKKIKFELQAEDDAADPKQGAAVAQKLCDSHVAGVIGHLNSGTTIPASKIYNDCGIPMVTGSATNPNLTKPGYKTTFRIIASDSTLGAGLADYAAEQLKLKTVAVIDDRTAYGQGVAEVFKKTAIAKGIKVVDEQFTTDKATDFMAILTAIKAKNPDAVFYGGMDPQAGPMLRQMEQLGMVRMKFFGGDGACTIELIRLSGNAKTLDNVICAEGGASLAKMPGGLAWKAKYDAKYPGQYQIYAPYVYDATMLMVDAMKRANSADPKVYLNELAKSNFKGVTTTIVFEPNGEMKNPPFTLYSFKGGKKTPL, from the coding sequence ATGCAATTGAAGTTGAAACTGATCGTGCTGGCCGCCGCCGTGGCGGCAACTGCAGGCGTGGCCTTGGCACAGGAGCAGGTGGTCAAGATCGGCCATGTGGCTCCGCTTTCCGGCCCCCAAGCCCACTACGGAAAGGACAACGAAAACGGCGCCCGCATGGCCATCGAAGAACTCAACACCCAGGGCATCAGCATCGGGGGCAAGAAAATCAAATTCGAGTTGCAGGCCGAAGATGACGCGGCCGACCCCAAGCAGGGCGCAGCCGTGGCGCAAAAACTGTGCGACTCCCATGTCGCTGGCGTTATCGGTCACCTGAACTCCGGCACCACCATTCCGGCGTCCAAGATCTACAACGACTGCGGCATTCCGATGGTGACAGGCTCGGCGACCAACCCCAACCTGACCAAGCCGGGCTACAAAACCACCTTTCGCATCATCGCCAGCGACAGCACCCTGGGGGCAGGTCTGGCAGACTACGCGGCCGAGCAGCTCAAGCTCAAGACCGTCGCCGTCATCGACGACCGCACCGCTTACGGCCAAGGTGTGGCCGAGGTGTTCAAAAAGACCGCCATCGCCAAGGGCATCAAGGTGGTCGACGAGCAGTTCACGACCGACAAGGCCACCGACTTCATGGCCATACTGACCGCCATCAAGGCGAAAAATCCCGACGCCGTGTTCTACGGCGGCATGGACCCCCAGGCCGGCCCGATGCTGCGCCAAATGGAACAGTTGGGCATGGTCCGCATGAAGTTCTTCGGTGGCGACGGCGCCTGCACGATCGAACTCATCAGGCTGTCGGGCAATGCCAAGACCCTGGACAACGTGATCTGCGCCGAAGGCGGTGCTTCGCTGGCCAAGATGCCTGGCGGCCTGGCCTGGAAGGCCAAATACGACGCCAAGTACCCCGGCCAGTACCAGATTTACGCCCCCTACGTTTATGACGCCACGATGTTGATGGTCGACGCGATGAAGCGCGCCAACTCCGCCGACCCCAAGGTCTACCTGAACGAGTTGGCCAAGTCCAACTTCAAGGGCGTGACGACGACGATCGTTTTCGAACCCAATGGCGAGATGAAGAACCCTCCCTTCACGCTGTACTCGTTCAAGGGCGGCAAGAAGACCCCGCTGTAA
- a CDS encoding DNA polymerase III subunit chi, producing the protein MTEVAFHFNAPDKLAYACRFARKVQRSDARLVIAAPAQMLAALDRMLWALEPQDFVAHCRDDADQELLAASAVLLAQDARSTAHHEVLLNLQPQVPQGFERFDRLVEVVSAQDPADRTEARARWRHYASLGLAITRHDLVPKAL; encoded by the coding sequence ATGACCGAGGTCGCTTTCCACTTCAACGCACCGGACAAACTGGCCTACGCCTGCCGCTTTGCGCGCAAGGTGCAGCGCAGCGACGCCCGCCTGGTCATCGCTGCGCCCGCGCAGATGCTGGCGGCCCTGGACCGCATGCTGTGGGCGCTGGAGCCCCAGGACTTCGTGGCCCATTGCCGCGACGACGCAGACCAGGAACTGCTGGCGGCCTCAGCGGTGCTGCTGGCGCAGGATGCGCGCAGCACGGCGCACCACGAGGTGCTGCTGAACCTGCAACCCCAAGTCCCGCAAGGCTTTGAACGGTTTGACCGGCTGGTCGAAGTGGTCAGTGCCCAAGACCCGGCCGACCGCACCGAGGCGCGCGCCCGTTGGCGCCACTATGCATCATTGGGGCTGGCCATCACGCGCCATGACCTGGTGCCGAAAGCTCTTTGA
- a CDS encoding leucyl aminopeptidase: MNFDLKTLELAAAAAEKCDLLLVLIPEGFTPGQDALSTLAALALKNGDLLLKAGKHLQLYQVPAVAARRVILLGVGDGTARAVRQALLALGAEIKKPQTKRLVLCFAAALKAGVASAAVQAVAEASYVYTTTKSKAEARSLSRCVLGVPDAAGARPGFDCGVALVAGVEFAREWSNRPANHATPSLLADAAKTLGRLPHIQCKVHGPAQVRRLGMGAFVAVARGSEQPLRFIELRYSAAAKDQAPIVLVGKGITFDSGGISIKPAPEMDEMKFDMCGAASVLGVFRALGELQPAINVLGLIPACENLPDGRAIKPGDVVTSMSGQTIEILNTDAEGRLILCDALTYAARFKPAAVIDIATLTGACVVALAGVRSGLFANDDDLAVSLYEAGEAALDPCWRMPLDDDYADGLKSHFADMGNTAGRSGGAITAAKFLQKFVAGMRWAHLDIAGIAYKSGPAKGATGRPVGLLVHYLLAQAEAMAQQAPVAPAAPAAPAAPAARPAAKRTGRSQGGLKRTAP, translated from the coding sequence ATGAACTTCGATCTCAAAACCCTTGAACTGGCCGCAGCGGCAGCCGAGAAATGCGACCTGCTGCTCGTGCTGATCCCCGAGGGTTTTACGCCCGGCCAGGATGCACTGTCCACGCTGGCCGCGCTGGCGCTCAAGAACGGCGACCTGCTGCTGAAAGCGGGCAAGCACTTGCAGTTGTACCAGGTGCCGGCGGTGGCTGCGCGCCGGGTGATTCTGCTCGGTGTTGGCGACGGCACGGCCCGCGCGGTGCGCCAGGCCCTGCTGGCGCTGGGAGCCGAGATCAAAAAACCCCAGACCAAGCGCCTGGTGCTGTGCTTTGCGGCTGCGCTCAAGGCCGGCGTCGCCAGCGCCGCCGTGCAGGCGGTGGCCGAAGCCAGCTACGTCTACACCACCACCAAGTCCAAGGCCGAGGCGCGCAGCCTGAGCCGCTGCGTGCTGGGGGTGCCCGATGCCGCCGGGGCGCGCCCAGGGTTCGACTGCGGCGTGGCCCTGGTGGCGGGTGTGGAATTCGCGCGCGAATGGAGCAACCGGCCGGCCAACCATGCCACCCCCAGTTTGTTGGCCGATGCCGCCAAAACGCTGGGCCGGCTGCCTCATATCCAGTGCAAAGTCCATGGCCCGGCCCAGGTCAGGCGCCTTGGCATGGGCGCATTCGTGGCCGTGGCGCGCGGCTCCGAGCAGCCGCTGCGCTTCATCGAATTGCGCTACAGCGCAGCGGCAAAAGACCAGGCGCCTATCGTGCTGGTGGGCAAAGGCATCACCTTCGATAGCGGCGGCATCTCGATCAAACCCGCGCCCGAAATGGACGAAATGAAGTTCGACATGTGCGGCGCGGCCAGCGTGCTGGGGGTGTTCCGGGCCTTGGGCGAACTCCAGCCGGCGATCAATGTGCTGGGGTTGATCCCCGCGTGCGAGAACCTGCCCGATGGGCGTGCCATCAAGCCCGGCGACGTGGTCACCAGCATGAGCGGGCAGACCATAGAGATCCTCAACACCGATGCCGAAGGGCGGCTGATCCTGTGCGACGCGCTGACCTATGCCGCCCGCTTCAAGCCCGCCGCCGTGATCGACATTGCCACGCTGACCGGCGCCTGCGTGGTGGCGCTGGCAGGCGTGCGCAGTGGACTGTTTGCCAATGACGATGACCTGGCCGTCAGCCTGTATGAAGCGGGCGAAGCGGCGCTCGATCCTTGCTGGCGCATGCCTTTGGACGACGACTATGCCGATGGCCTGAAGAGCCATTTTGCCGACATGGGCAATACCGCCGGCCGTTCCGGCGGCGCGATCACCGCCGCCAAGTTTTTGCAGAAATTTGTCGCTGGCATGCGCTGGGCGCATCTGGACATTGCCGGCATTGCGTACAAGAGCGGCCCCGCCAAAGGAGCCACGGGGCGCCCGGTGGGCCTGCTGGTGCACTACCTGCTGGCCCAGGCCGAGGCCATGGCCCAGCAGGCACCCGTTGCACCTGCCGCACCTGCTGCACCTGCTGCACCGGCCGCCAGGCCCGCAGCCAAGCGCACGGGCCGCAGCCAAGGCGGCCTGAAGCGCACAGCGCCATGA
- the lptF gene encoding LPS export ABC transporter permease LptF gives MLFDSSIRKELARSFGATLVVLVTVVMTMMLIRTLGQAARGSVSPSDVMLVMGFTVVGQLPTIASLSLFIAVVGTLSRMYRDSEMVIWFASGRGLASLVRPLLRFAWPVMLVIAVLSLLVWPWANAQIQQLKTRYEQRSDIDRIAPGEFQESSNGNRVFFIDKGNPAPLAGNDAAQTGSNIFIAASDGRQESVTSARSARLQLQDGQRMAVLSDGQRLETSHDRPGLKISEFSEYVMHIGSAPPGAAEDLAVKTRATHELLLKSLPAYRAELGWRLGLVLAALNFVLLGLAVTSVNPRAARSTSMLFALFAFIVYYNLMTLGQSWVGVGRLGLGSFMLLLHGGMLMLALLVLAVRHHQWRLPNLWQAGRGRA, from the coding sequence ATGTTATTCGATTCATCGATCCGCAAGGAATTGGCGCGCAGCTTCGGTGCGACGCTGGTGGTGCTGGTGACCGTGGTCATGACCATGATGCTCATCCGCACTCTGGGCCAGGCCGCGCGGGGCAGCGTCAGCCCCTCGGACGTGATGCTGGTCATGGGCTTTACCGTGGTGGGCCAATTGCCCACCATTGCCAGCCTGAGTTTGTTCATTGCCGTGGTGGGCACGTTGTCGCGCATGTACCGCGACAGCGAGATGGTGATCTGGTTTGCCAGCGGCCGGGGCCTGGCCAGCCTGGTCAGGCCCTTGCTGCGCTTTGCCTGGCCGGTGATGCTGGTGATTGCCGTGTTGTCGCTGCTGGTCTGGCCCTGGGCCAACGCGCAGATCCAGCAGCTCAAGACCCGGTACGAGCAGCGCAGCGACATCGACCGGATCGCGCCAGGCGAATTCCAGGAGTCGTCCAATGGCAACCGGGTGTTCTTCATCGACAAGGGCAACCCCGCCCCGCTGGCGGGCAATGACGCCGCGCAGACGGGCAGCAACATCTTCATCGCCGCCAGCGATGGCCGGCAGGAATCGGTGACATCGGCCCGCAGCGCGCGTTTGCAACTGCAAGATGGGCAGCGCATGGCCGTGCTCAGCGACGGGCAGCGGCTGGAAACTTCGCACGACCGGCCCGGGCTCAAGATCAGCGAGTTCTCGGAATATGTGATGCACATCGGTTCTGCCCCGCCAGGCGCGGCCGAAGATTTGGCGGTCAAGACCCGCGCGACCCACGAGTTGCTGCTCAAGTCCCTGCCGGCCTACCGCGCCGAACTGGGCTGGCGCCTGGGGCTGGTTTTGGCCGCGCTCAATTTCGTGCTGCTCGGGCTGGCCGTGACCAGTGTCAACCCGCGCGCAGCGCGCAGCACCAGCATGTTGTTTGCGCTGTTCGCCTTCATCGTCTACTACAACCTGATGACCCTGGGCCAGAGCTGGGTTGGCGTGGGTCGGCTCGGTCTGGGCAGTTTCATGCTGCTACTGCATGGCGGCATGCTGATGCTGGCACTGCTGGTTCTGGCGGTGCGGCATCACCAATGGCGCCTGCCAAACCTGTGGCAAGCAGGCCGGGGCCGTGCATGA
- the lptG gene encoding LPS export ABC transporter permease LptG codes for MKTIRRLIHREALSAVCFVTAGFLALFFFFDLIDELRWVGLAGREGYHLSHALLFVALGIPSHLYELLPITVLIGTIFVMARLAQSSEFTIMRTSGMGPWRALRTLLTLGGFFVLLTFAVGDYLAPWTDRTAQRIKAHALGGLTSGATGAWLKERQDRHSFAVNVRALTPNGGMRDVRIFEFDDQGRLVTQTRATVGRFATDGAWELAQVRRSRFARGDGQDDARVEHLDAPALRWPTRISADMVAASLLKPDRMATLDLFQFIRHLNANGQSTQRYAIEFWRKLFYPLSCLVMVVLALPFAYLHLRSGGTAGYVFGGVMAGISFFLLNNVFGYAGNLQNWSPWLTAAAPGLIYSLLSLAAFGWLVLRR; via the coding sequence ATGAAAACCATTCGCCGCCTGATCCATCGCGAGGCCCTGTCGGCCGTTTGCTTCGTCACGGCCGGTTTTCTGGCGTTGTTCTTCTTTTTCGATCTGATCGATGAACTGCGCTGGGTCGGCTTGGCCGGGCGCGAGGGCTACCATCTGTCGCACGCGCTGCTGTTCGTGGCTTTGGGCATTCCCAGTCACCTGTATGAGCTGCTCCCGATCACGGTGCTCATCGGCACCATCTTCGTGATGGCGCGTCTGGCGCAAAGCTCCGAGTTCACCATCATGCGCACCAGCGGCATGGGCCCCTGGCGCGCGCTGCGCACCTTGCTGACGCTGGGCGGGTTCTTCGTGTTGCTCACTTTTGCGGTGGGCGACTACCTGGCGCCATGGACCGACCGCACGGCCCAGCGCATCAAGGCGCATGCGCTCGGGGGCCTGACTTCGGGCGCCACCGGCGCCTGGCTCAAGGAGCGCCAGGACCGGCATTCTTTCGCCGTGAATGTGCGCGCCCTGACGCCCAATGGCGGCATGCGGGACGTGCGCATCTTCGAGTTTGACGACCAAGGCCGCCTTGTCACGCAGACCCGGGCGACGGTAGGCCGGTTCGCCACCGATGGCGCCTGGGAATTGGCGCAGGTGCGGCGCAGCCGTTTTGCACGCGGCGACGGCCAGGACGATGCGCGCGTGGAGCACCTGGATGCCCCCGCCCTGCGCTGGCCCACCCGCATCAGCGCCGACATGGTGGCCGCATCACTGCTCAAGCCCGACCGCATGGCCACGCTGGACCTGTTTCAGTTCATCAGGCACCTGAACGCCAACGGCCAATCGACCCAGCGCTATGCGATCGAGTTCTGGCGCAAGCTGTTTTATCCGTTGAGCTGCCTGGTGATGGTGGTGCTCGCGCTGCCGTTTGCCTATCTGCATCTGCGCTCCGGCGGCACGGCGGGTTACGTGTTTGGCGGGGTGATGGCCGGCATCAGTTTCTTTCTGCTGAACAATGTCTTCGGCTACGCCGGCAACCTGCAAAATTGGTCGCCCTGGCTGACCGCTGCGGCGCCGGGACTGATCTATTCGCTGCTCTCGTTGGCGGCCTTTGGCTGGCTGGTGCTCAGGCGCTGA
- a CDS encoding sirohydrochlorin chelatase: MNHAIVLLSHGSRDPLWRAPVQAVAARIAAQKPGRQVRCAYLELCAPSLADAAGQLVARGATQVTVVPMFLGAGRHVREDLPLLVQQLRGAHPGVQFDVQAAIGADPRVTALMADIACEAPPESKPF; the protein is encoded by the coding sequence ATGAACCACGCCATCGTCTTGTTGTCCCACGGCTCCCGTGATCCGCTGTGGCGCGCCCCGGTGCAGGCCGTGGCGGCCCGGATTGCCGCGCAAAAGCCCGGCCGCCAGGTGCGCTGCGCCTATCTGGAACTGTGCGCCCCGTCCCTGGCCGACGCCGCCGGCCAACTCGTGGCCCGGGGTGCGACACAGGTCACCGTGGTGCCGATGTTCCTCGGTGCCGGCCGGCATGTCCGCGAGGATTTGCCGCTGCTCGTGCAGCAACTGCGCGGCGCCCACCCGGGCGTGCAATTTGACGTGCAGGCGGCCATTGGCGCAGACCCGCGCGTCACCGCATTGATGGCGGACATCGCGTGCGAGGCCCCGCCGGAGTCGAAACCTTTCTGA
- a CDS encoding CysB family HTH-type transcriptional regulator: MNLHQFRFVQEAARRNLNLTEAAKALHTSQPGVSKAILDLEEELGVDIFARHGKRLKRITEPGQHVLKSIEVIMRELGNLKRIGEQFSAQDSGTLSIATTHTQARYVLPIPVARLRDAYPKVNISLHQATPQEVARMVIDEVADIGMATESLADYPELVTLPCYEWQHVLVLPGDHPLAHKERIGLDDLAHEALITYHPSFTGRGKIDHSFGARKLQPRIVLEAIDSDVIKTYVRLGLGIGIVAEMAMREDPVGDLAVRPVGHLFGQNVTRVAFKRGAYLRNFVYKFAELISERLSRELIAQAMSGQANDYEL; encoded by the coding sequence ATGAACCTGCACCAATTTCGCTTCGTCCAAGAGGCTGCGCGCCGCAACCTGAACCTGACCGAGGCCGCCAAGGCCCTGCACACATCGCAGCCGGGCGTCTCCAAAGCCATCCTGGATCTGGAAGAAGAACTGGGCGTGGACATCTTTGCGCGCCATGGCAAACGCCTCAAGCGCATCACCGAGCCCGGCCAGCATGTTCTCAAGAGCATAGAAGTCATCATGCGCGAGTTGGGCAACCTCAAACGCATTGGCGAGCAGTTCAGCGCGCAAGACAGCGGCACCCTGAGCATCGCCACCACCCACACCCAGGCCCGCTACGTGCTGCCCATCCCCGTGGCCCGTTTGCGTGACGCCTACCCCAAGGTCAACATCAGCCTGCACCAGGCCACGCCGCAGGAAGTGGCGCGCATGGTCATCGACGAAGTGGCAGACATCGGCATGGCCACCGAGTCGCTGGCCGATTACCCCGAACTGGTCACGCTGCCCTGCTACGAATGGCAGCATGTGTTGGTGCTCCCTGGCGATCACCCGCTGGCCCACAAGGAGCGCATTGGCCTGGACGACCTGGCCCACGAAGCGCTGATCACCTACCACCCGTCGTTCACCGGTCGCGGCAAGATCGACCACAGCTTCGGCGCCCGCAAGCTGCAACCGCGCATCGTGCTCGAAGCCATAGACTCCGACGTGATCAAGACCTATGTGCGCCTGGGCCTGGGCATCGGCATCGTGGCCGAAATGGCCATGCGCGAAGACCCGGTGGGGGATCTGGCGGTGCGACCCGTGGGGCACCTGTTCGGCCAGAACGTCACGCGCGTGGCCTTCAAGCGCGGGGCCTATCTGCGCAACTTCGTCTATAAATTCGCCGAACTGATCAGTGAGCGCCTGAGCCGCGAACTCATCGCCCAGGCGATGAGCGGGCAGGCCAATGACTACGAACTCTGA
- a CDS encoding pyridoxal phosphate-dependent aminotransferase has protein sequence MTEATQASPTARTPALPNKLPQVGTTIFTVMSALAAEHDAVNLGQGFPDFACDPALLDTVTEAMRAGHNQYPPMPGIRPLRAAVAAKIEALHGRQYDADTEITITAGATQAIITAILACVHPGDEVIVLDPCYDSYVPNIVLAGGRAVRVPLTPGSFRPDFARIGAAITARTRALIINSPHNPSATIWSAAEMRQLQALLAPTDILLISDEVYEHMVFDGAEHQSAARFAGLAARAFIVSSFGKTFHVTGWKVGTMAAPAALTAEFRKVHQFNVFTVNTPMQHGLASYLKDPAPYLRLPAFYQAKRDLFRQGLADTRLKLLPSAGSYFQCVDISSVSALNESDFCQWLTREVGVAAIPLSAFYGDGFDQRVVRLCFAKKDETLRAALERLRKL, from the coding sequence ATGACTGAAGCCACCCAAGCCAGCCCGACCGCCCGCACACCGGCCTTGCCGAACAAGCTGCCGCAGGTGGGCACCACCATCTTCACCGTCATGTCGGCCTTGGCCGCCGAGCACGACGCCGTCAACCTGGGCCAGGGCTTTCCTGACTTTGCCTGCGACCCCGCTTTGCTGGACACCGTGACCGAGGCCATGCGGGCGGGCCACAACCAATACCCGCCGATGCCCGGCATCCGCCCATTGCGCGCCGCAGTAGCGGCCAAGATCGAGGCACTCCATGGCCGCCAGTACGACGCCGACACCGAGATCACCATCACTGCGGGTGCAACGCAGGCCATCATCACCGCCATCCTGGCCTGCGTGCACCCCGGCGACGAAGTCATCGTGCTCGACCCCTGCTATGACAGCTATGTGCCCAATATCGTCCTGGCCGGCGGCCGCGCCGTGCGCGTGCCCCTGACGCCCGGCAGTTTCCGCCCGGACTTCGCCAGAATCGGCGCCGCCATCACGGCGCGCACGCGCGCGCTCATCATCAACAGCCCGCACAACCCCAGCGCCACCATCTGGAGCGCTGCCGAAATGCGCCAACTGCAAGCGCTGTTGGCGCCCACCGACATCCTGCTGATCAGCGATGAGGTGTACGAGCACATGGTGTTCGACGGCGCCGAGCACCAGAGCGCAGCGCGCTTTGCGGGCTTGGCGGCACGCGCGTTCATCGTGTCGAGCTTTGGCAAGACCTTCCACGTCACCGGCTGGAAGGTCGGCACCATGGCCGCCCCCGCCGCTTTGACGGCCGAATTCCGCAAGGTGCACCAGTTCAACGTGTTCACCGTCAACACCCCGATGCAGCATGGCCTGGCGAGCTACCTGAAAGACCCCGCACCCTACCTGCGACTGCCCGCTTTCTACCAGGCCAAGCGCGACCTCTTTCGCCAAGGACTGGCAGACACACGCCTGAAACTGCTGCCCAGCGCGGGCAGTTATTTTCAGTGCGTCGACATCTCCTCCGTGAGCGCACTGAACGAATCCGACTTCTGCCAATGGCTCACGCGCGAAGTGGGGGTGGCCGCGATCCCGCTGTCGGCGTTCTATGGCGACGGGTTCGATCAGCGCGTGGTGCGCCTGTGCTTTGCGAAAAAGGACGAGACGCTGCGAGCGGCATTGGAGCGGCTGCGCAAGCTGTGA